atttaaacataattattatttaatatattttaattaaaatatatattttaataaaattcttaataattgattatcttatatgaatttactcaaatcataatatatgatattataaaagataatttgaaataattaatattaaatatattttaattaaaatatataatttaataaaatttaaaataattataactaataaattatcttatatgaatttgtataatttaaaataattattattacatataatttaataataatatataatttcataaaattcttaataataaatttttttatatgaatttatacaatttaaaataagtcGGATCAATCACACCTTCATTACTAAAAAGTTACATTTGCTGCATTATAATTTGCAATCTGCTGAAATAGTTTATATACAAGATCCACCGCTTAAAAATATGGACTCTTCCTCAGAGCATAACTAAGcttgaatttcattaaattactttcaaaatttcattaaattacttTCAAAGTTAAGGATCAACATTTAACTACAAATTTTGAGTTTGCTAGTTtacaaaattgaattattttgggAATTTGTTTCGACTTGAACATCCTCGTCGAGTAACAATCTGAACTTGAGAATCTTCTGAAGTCGAGCGACCGGTTTTACTTGCTTTCTCGGAGCTTGATTTGGATCTAGTATATATTTGCCTGAGAAGAGATTTGCCTCTGATGGACCTGTCTCTTCATGTACTACAGGTGAAGCTTCTGTAAATCATAATTTCACACACAAGTTATTAATTCATGCAATGCAAAATGTTTGAGAAACAGAATAAACCAAGAGGCAGCCTATGTTACGGACTGAAGTTCAACTACTGGAACACAACATGTATGCACGAACATGCCAAAATCTACCATGGATTTATCGTGTTACAAACTATATAACACCTTAAATGCAATACgacatagaaaaataataataacacgaCAAGGGAAAACAAATGATTACCCCAAATAACAACTTAAGATTTacttgtaaatatattttacaactATAGAAGGAAGAACAAAAGGATAATCAGTAACCAAACCCACCTCCATGTCATTGACAAAACCTTCAACTGAACGATAGGGTGCATAAACAATGAGATCAAATTCCAGACTCTGCAAATCCAGTTATGTACTTTTGAGAAGCACAAGCAAAAGAAAAAAGCAAgactaaaagaaaaaggaaggagaACAGTAGCCATACCTGAGACACTATCATCTCGTAATTGAGAATCATTTGATGATCCTGTGAAATCCCCTTACCAAGCTCCTCTGCTGACACATGATTTTCTTCTATCTTATAGGCCGCATACACACAGGTTAACCTAGAGTTATAAAGAAACTTTTCCAATTTAACAATTACATTATTCTCTAAAGAAAGTTTAGTATTCAATGGTGATTATCAGTCAAAGTAACATTTCTTCCACCACCACATACGAAATGACAAAGTCAGGGACAATATACAAATTCCAAACAGTATGTTGCTTACCTgatattttcatacatttttaaaatagcACATGATGCATTTTTCTAACATACTCTTAAGCGCAAATCAGAATGACTCATCCAGCATATTACATGCAGAGATAAAGGGCATTGGAGCTTGTATCTGAAAGAGATGTAGAAGACTCGTACATTATATGTTTTGGATGATGTTCCATGACCGACCATTGCAGGTAAAACCTCTTGAAATAAATTAGAGCAGTTGCCTGCAAAACATGAACCACAAACAGAATCACATTGATCATGGCCTCATATTTATTTATAGTATGAccattatccaaaaaaaaaaaaggtagtaAGTACCTGAATTTTATTAGGAAAGTAGAATGCACTACAAACTTCTCGAAGTTTGTTCTCATAAAACACTCGCATGAACTGTTCTTCTTCAATGTTAAGAGGTTTTGGACGAGAATGCTTGTCAGCTGACATGAacaatcaaaatattacatggtACGCTCGATGACCTAGCACCTCACAATAGaactaaaaagtaaaagaaaatttcatttaCCATTATCTCTTGCAATAGGTTCAGGGTATGATAGTGAACCATCAGCGTCTACTTCCATTTGTGTTGTCCCATACTTCAGAATAAATCAGCAAGTCAGCTTCAATAAAATGAACACCAGAAAGAAAATTTCCACTAGGAATGGTTTCAATAATGGTGGTTTGCAACTGACAACATTTAAATGCTTCTAATGGGAAGTAAAGAAGGGAGTTCAACACCAATTTCATCTAATCTACTAAAACGATAATCCGAAGGTACACTATGCAAACACACACTCAAGCTCGCGCATATAGACATACATACAAAACTGAAAAGAAAGGACTCTGTCATACCTTCTCCAGTGCTTGTATTGCTCTTTGATTTGCAGCCTTGTATTTCTCAACCTATatcagcaaaaaaaaaattaaaaacaaaacacaaaagaaCCTAATTTAAACTTGAGAAAGTTCTCAATTAATTGCAATTCCTACTTTTCTATCTTTTCAATCTCTTCTTACATCAATAAAGCATCCATGAAGAAAATTAAGCAAAAAACATTAACACCAGCAGCTTGTAATCAATATAAACAGTGGAAACGGAAAAACATTGCAAAGAAAAACAATTGGTTTTTTCCTCACATTTAAGAAACAatgaaatttctcttttttttctttcatattatTTACCAGTTCTTGAGGCGAGAAGATCCAGTTAGCTCTATGAGTCGATGTATGAAAATCAGCCATGAAGAACTCAGTAACTCGGTAGCCCCTGACTCAGCAATTCGATCGCAGCTACGCAAAATAATTTCTCCAGCCACTCAACACACTCACATCTCCCCAAATTTTAAATTCACAGTGTTTATCATCACCTGATAATCATATATGGAAAATTAAGGAATTAACAAAAGACTGAATGAAACAGAGggttaaaaaaacccaaaaacagtAGGAAAATAATTTGAGAATTACTTGATTGAGAGGATCAAAGAAGGGAAATTAGTGGTAGATCTTTCGTAGCTGTTCAATCCAGATGAAGAGAAAGGACGGCGACTCTACTTTGTGGGGGGCTCTAAAATATAAAAGGAATTT
The Gossypium hirsutum isolate 1008001.06 chromosome A07, Gossypium_hirsutum_v2.1, whole genome shotgun sequence genome window above contains:
- the LOC107926690 gene encoding cyclin-H1-1 codes for the protein MADFHTSTHRANWIFSPQELVEKYKAANQRAIQALEKYGTTQMEVDADGSLSYPEPIARDNADKHSRPKPLNIEEEQFMRVFYENKLREVCSAFYFPNKIQATALIYFKRFYLQWSVMEHHPKHIMLTCVYAAYKIEENHVSAEELGKGISQDHQMILNYEMIVSQSLEFDLIVYAPYRSVEGFVNDMEKLHL